A part of Miscanthus floridulus cultivar M001 chromosome 6, ASM1932011v1, whole genome shotgun sequence genomic DNA contains:
- the LOC136460896 gene encoding putative clathrin assembly protein At4g25940, translating into MTPLSMESNLGGGFDKLTLDSLYDDGTYRQMQQQQLYGSAPPNPFMASDPFAVSNQVAPPASVQMAAMAPQPQHLPMMIEANPFGPTQQHHAGIAPAANPFLDAGFGAFSAVNGMHPQTSNWSAIAFLRQTVTSQGIAMLHPLHLALP; encoded by the coding sequence GGTGGTGGATTTGACAAGCTCACATTGGACAGCCTATACGATGATGGAACCTACAGGCAGATGCAGCAACAACAGCTATACGGCTCAGCCCCTCCCAATCCCTTCATGGCAAGCGATCCGTTCGCCGTGTCAAATCAAGTAGCTCCCCCAGCGTCAGTTCAAATGGCAGCCATGGCTCCACAGCCCCAGCATTTGCCCATGATGATTGAAGCAAACCCCTTCGGACCAACACAGCAGCATCACGCGGGAATCGCTCCTGCAGCAAACCCCTTCCTCGACGCCGGGTTCGGTGCGTTCTCGGCAGTAAATGGAATGCATCCACAGACAAGCAATTGGTCTGCAATCGCTTTTCTCCGTCAGACCGTCACCAGTCAAGGAATCGCCATGTTGCACCCGCTTCATCTCGCCCTTCCATAG